The segment TTTCAGACTATAAAGAAATTTTTAATGAAATTGAGAAAGTTGTTAGAGACGGAGATTTCACTTTAGGTCAATCTGTTAACGACGTAGAAGAACTCATAGCTAAAGAAGCTTCGACAAAATATGCTATAGGTGTAGGAAGTGGAACTGATGCTATTTTTTTAAGTCTTAAAGCATTAGGTATCGGGCCTGGTGATGAAGTAATTACAACAACTTACACTTTTTATGCCACTATTGGTGCGATAGTTACAGCTGGAGCAAGACCTGTTTTCTGCGATATTAAAGACGACTTTAATATAAATACAGAAGAGATAGTTTCCAAAATTAATTCAAAAACGAAAGCAATTATTCCTGTTCACTGGGCAGGCAGATCTTGTGAAATGGAAAAAATAAATAAAATTGCTTTTGATAATAACTTATATGTTATTGAAGATGCTTGTCATGCCATTCAAGGTGAATATAAATCTAAGAGATGCGGTTCTTTAGGGGACTTGGGATGTTTCAGTTTTCATCCTCTTAAAAATCTCAATGTATGGGGAGATGGAGGAATAATAACCACCTCAAATGAAGATCTTGCTAATAAATTAAAACTAATTAGAAACCATGGTCTTATAAATAGAAATACATGTGTAGAGTTTGCTTACAACTCTCGCCTCGATTCTATTCAGGCTGTCATTGCTCGTTATTTAATAAAAAATAAACTTCAAAATATAACACATACAAGAATCACGAATGCTCATCTTCTAGATCAAATGCTAAAAGATATACCACAGGTAAATCACCCTAAAAGATTTTCAGAATTAAAAGAAGTTTTCCATCTATATGTATTTAAAGTAGAAAATAGGGATGGGCTTTATCAATATTTAAGAGAAAATGGTATAGATGCAAAAATTCATTATCCAGTACCTATGCATTTACAGCCTGCTGCTAAAACCTTTGGTTATAAAATTGGGGATTTCCCTATAGCAGAAATTGCAGCAAATCAAACAATCTCTTTGCCAGTTCACGAATTCATAAGTTTCGAGCAGATTGAAAAAATGTCTACTATCATCCATAAGTATTACTCCAGTATTTAAAGATAATAATATGAATATTCCTTTCGTTAATTTATCTAGAGAAGCAGATTATTTTCTTCCATTACTTCTTCAAAAAACTGAAAAAGTTCTAAAATCCGGAATCTATATAAATGGACCAAATGTCAAAGAATTAGAAAAGAAAGTCGCAATTTATCTAAATGTAAAATATGTTGTTTCTGTTGGTAATGGATCAGATGCACTTACTTTTATATTGAGGTCTCTAAACTTAAGCTCTAGTGATGAAATTATTTGCCCTGCCAATTCTTTTATTGCAACTGCATGGTCAATTATTGCATCAGGAGCAAAACCAGTTTTTTGTGATGTTGATAAAAACTTTCTTCTAGATATTGATGATTTCAAAAAGAAAGTCAACAATAATACAAGAGCAGTAATTCCAGTACACTTAACTGGCAAAGTTTTCCCTACTGAGCAAATTTTAGATTTTTGTTCTGCCAAAAGTATTAAGATAATTGAAGATGCCGCCCAGTCATTTGGGGCTGGTAAAAATAACGAATATAAAACCGGAGCTATAAGTGATGCAGCGGCTTTTAGTTTGCATCCTCTCAAAAATTTCGCTATCTATGGGGACGGAGGATTAATTTCAACAAATGATCCAGAAATAGCTGATAATTGCAACCTGCTGAGAAATCATGGGTTAAAAAATAGAGACGAAGCGAAAATCTGGGGATATAACTCTAGGCTTGATGAGTTACAAGCAGCTTATGCTTTAACAAAATTGGCAGAGATAGATAATTTAAACAATAGATATATCGAGATCGCAAAAAGATACGATAATGGGATCTCTCCAATTGCAAAAAAACCAGAATTAAGAAAAGAATATAAGGACGTTTTTCATAATTATGTTATTCTCGTTCCAGAAATAAGAAGAAACTCTATAATGAGTAATCTTTATCAAAAAGGGATCGAGACAAAAATTCATTACCCCATTCCTTTACACTTACAGGAATGTTCCAAAAATTTAAATTATAAAATTGGTGATATACCAAGATGTGAACAATACGCAAACTCAATGATAAGTCTTCCAATATATCCAACACTTTCTAACGAAGAAGTTGATTATATAATTGATACTCTTAATAATGAATTAATGTCAATTTGATAAATAGAAATATGTTTAATCTAGTAAATAGTTTTATAAAATTTATTAAATATAAAACTTAATTTTTAAATATTATTTTATAGGAAAATATTTTGCGTAATCTTATTACTGGTGGAGCAGGTTTTTTAGGTTCCCATTTAGTTGATTATTTAATGAATAAGGGAGAAGATGTCATTTGCCTAGACAACTTTTCCACTGGTTCAAAAGATAATATCGCACTTTGGATTGGGAATAATCGATTTAAGCTAATAAATCAAAATATTATTTATCCTTTTTTCTGTGAAGCAGATAGGATATGGCATCTAGCTTGTCCAGCATCTCCTCTAAATTATCTAAACAAACCTATAGAGACTTTAAACACAATTTTTTTGGGAACTGATAACATTTTGAAACTTTCAAAAAAAATTAATGCAAGAATTCTAATAGCCAGCACAAGTGAAATATATGGTAATCCAAAAATTTCTCCTCAGAAAGAAACCTATAATGGATCAGTAAATCCAATAAGTAAAAGAAGTTGTTACGTAGAGGGTAAAAGAGTAGCAGAAACTTTATCTTTTGAATTTAAAAGGATTCACAACATTGATCTTAGACTGGTAAGGATTTTCAATACATATGGCCCAAGAATGATGAAGAATGATGGTAGAGTAGTAAGTAATTTTATTTATCAAGGACTCAATAATAAACCTTTGACTATTTATGGTAATGGTTTGCAAACAAGATCTTTTTGTTATGTAGATGACATGATTGCAGGACTTTCTAGAGCTATGAATTCTAATTATTCTCATCCTATAAATTTAGGTAACCCTGAAGAAATAACCATTAAAAATCTCGCACAGAAAATTTCTCTGAATTTAAATAAGAAGCTAAACTTACAATATCTTAAACTGCCAGAAGATGACCCTATCCAAAGAAAACCTTGTATTGAAGTTGCTATTCAAGAATTGAAATGGCAGCCTAAAATATCTTTGAATAATGGTCTAGACAAAACCATCCATTATTTTGTTGAACGCTTTAAAAATGAAAGATAGCGAAGTTAAGAACATCTGTTGCATTGGCGCGGGGTATGTTGGAGGACCAACGATGGCAGTAATTGCCGATAATTGTCCTTCTTTAAAAGTAAATGTAGTTGATATTAACGAAGAAAGGATCAAAAAATGGAATGAAAAAGATTTTGACCGACTTCCTATATATGAACCTGGTTTAGCTGAAATAATTAAGAGATGTAGAAATAAAAATCTATTTTTTAGTATAGATATTAAAAAGCATATCGAATCAGCAGATATGATATTCCTTTCGGTAAATACTCCAATAAAAAAAAGTGGTCTTGGTAAAGGTCAAGCAAGTGATTTAAAATATATTGAATCTTCTACAAGAGAAATTGCGAAATATGCCAAAGGAGAGACCATAATCGTCGAAAAAAGCACTTTACCAGTAAGAACAGCCGAAACAATAAAGAGTATTCTTGAATCTAATGATAAATCGTTCAACAATCAAAAATTTAGTGTACTATCAAATCCTGAATTTCTTGCCGAAGGTACTGCTATTAATGACTTAGAAAATCCAGATAGAGTTTTAATAGGAGGAGAGAATCCTGAAGCAATTACTGCTTTAGAAGAAATTTATGTAAATTGGGTTGATAAAAATAAAATTTTAAAAACAAATTTGTGGAGTTCAGAATTATCTAAATTAGTAGCTAATGCATTCTTAGCACAAAGAATAAGTTCTATTAATTCGATATCTGCAATATGTGAAACTACAGGTGCTGATATTAATGAAGTTTCTAGAGCAATTGGTATGGACACAAGGATTGGAGAAAAATTCCTAAATGCAGGACCTGGATATGGAGGAAGTTGTTTCAAAAAAGACATTCTGAATCTTGTTTACTTATCTAAATATTATGGCCTAAATGAAGTTGCTTCATATTGGCAAAAGGTAGTAGATTTAAATGTTTGGCAACAACATAGAATACGTAAGATAATTGTTAAAAAGTTATTTAATAACCTTACAAGTAAAAAAATTGGAATTATGGGATTTTCTTTTAAAGCAAATACTAACGACACTAGAGAATCTCCTGCTATTCAAATATGTAAAGACCTAATTGAAGAAGGCGCAGATTTAAGGATTTATGATCCTAAAGTAAATAAATTCCAAATCGAAAAAGATCTTGAACAAAATCAATTTAACGATAATGGAGAGGGCTCTTGGACTCTTTGCAAATCAATAAAAGACATCGCTATAGATGCTGATGCAATAGTAATAGCGACTGAATGGGAAGAATTTAAATCTTTAGATTGGTCTGATATCTCTAGATTAATGAGATCACCTAAATGGTTATTTGATACAAGGGGGATAACAAATTCCAAAGATATTAAACAGCATAATATTAATTATTGGAAGATTGGGTTAGGAGATTCATCCTCTAATATAAAATTCAATTTCTAACTGATCTCCATACAGCTAATAACTTGCCTTGAAAAGTAACTTCATTTAAGTTTAATTCAATAGGATCATAGGCAGGATTTGCTGCTTCTAAATATATCTTCCCATTTCTTTTAAAGAAATATTTTAAAGTTGTCCCTAAACCAGGAACCAATGCACTTACAATGGTTCCGTTTCTTAAGGAAAATGAATCCTTAATTGGTTCCATCAAAACCATATCCCCATCAGCAATACATGCATCGATCATTGAATCGCCATTTACTGTAAGTGCAAAAACATCTTTTTTTCTAAAAATTTCTGAGACATCTAAATTTTCTTGGAGGTCGGAAAATGTTTCAATTAAGCCACCAGCTGCCACTGAACCCATAATTGGGACTCCCTCAAAGATCTCATCAACTATTTGCATAGTTCTAGCTTTTCCTTCTTGCCAGGATATATATCCCTTATCTTGCAAATGCCTTAAGCGACTTTGAACAGGGGCTGGAGATTTCAAACCCATAGCTTTCATCATTTGTCTAATAGAGGGACTATGTTGAAAATCTCGCATATAATTTTT is part of the Prochlorococcus marinus subsp. pastoris str. CCMP1986 genome and harbors:
- the lexA gene encoding transcriptional repressor LexA; protein product: MPPSIDNDLTAAQNELFNWIKNYMRDFQHSPSIRQMMKAMGLKSPAPVQSRLRHLQDKGYISWQEGKARTMQIVDEIFEGVPIMGSVAAGGLIETFSDLQENLDVSEIFRKKDVFALTVNGDSMIDACIADGDMVLMEPIKDSFSLRNGTIVSALVPGLGTTLKYFFKRNGKIYLEAANPAYDPIELNLNEVTFQGKLLAVWRSVRN
- a CDS encoding nucleotide sugar dehydrogenase; the protein is MKDSEVKNICCIGAGYVGGPTMAVIADNCPSLKVNVVDINEERIKKWNEKDFDRLPIYEPGLAEIIKRCRNKNLFFSIDIKKHIESADMIFLSVNTPIKKSGLGKGQASDLKYIESSTREIAKYAKGETIIVEKSTLPVRTAETIKSILESNDKSFNNQKFSVLSNPEFLAEGTAINDLENPDRVLIGGENPEAITALEEIYVNWVDKNKILKTNLWSSELSKLVANAFLAQRISSINSISAICETTGADINEVSRAIGMDTRIGEKFLNAGPGYGGSCFKKDILNLVYLSKYYGLNEVASYWQKVVDLNVWQQHRIRKIIVKKLFNNLTSKKIGIMGFSFKANTNDTRESPAIQICKDLIEEGADLRIYDPKVNKFQIEKDLEQNQFNDNGEGSWTLCKSIKDIAIDADAIVIATEWEEFKSLDWSDISRLMRSPKWLFDTRGITNSKDIKQHNINYWKIGLGDSSSNIKFNF
- a CDS encoding UDP-glucuronic acid decarboxylase family protein, which produces MRNLITGGAGFLGSHLVDYLMNKGEDVICLDNFSTGSKDNIALWIGNNRFKLINQNIIYPFFCEADRIWHLACPASPLNYLNKPIETLNTIFLGTDNILKLSKKINARILIASTSEIYGNPKISPQKETYNGSVNPISKRSCYVEGKRVAETLSFEFKRIHNIDLRLVRIFNTYGPRMMKNDGRVVSNFIYQGLNNKPLTIYGNGLQTRSFCYVDDMIAGLSRAMNSNYSHPINLGNPEEITIKNLAQKISLNLNKKLNLQYLKLPEDDPIQRKPCIEVAIQELKWQPKISLNNGLDKTIHYFVERFKNER
- a CDS encoding DegT/DnrJ/EryC1/StrS family aminotransferase, coding for MKNFYPQQYQTDSEFNINHNYLKEQFSDYKEIFNEIEKVVRDGDFTLGQSVNDVEELIAKEASTKYAIGVGSGTDAIFLSLKALGIGPGDEVITTTYTFYATIGAIVTAGARPVFCDIKDDFNINTEEIVSKINSKTKAIIPVHWAGRSCEMEKINKIAFDNNLYVIEDACHAIQGEYKSKRCGSLGDLGCFSFHPLKNLNVWGDGGIITTSNEDLANKLKLIRNHGLINRNTCVEFAYNSRLDSIQAVIARYLIKNKLQNITHTRITNAHLLDQMLKDIPQVNHPKRFSELKEVFHLYVFKVENRDGLYQYLRENGIDAKIHYPVPMHLQPAAKTFGYKIGDFPIAEIAANQTISLPVHEFISFEQIEKMSTIIHKYYSSI
- a CDS encoding DegT/DnrJ/EryC1/StrS family aminotransferase; translated protein: MKKCLLSSISITPVFKDNNMNIPFVNLSREADYFLPLLLQKTEKVLKSGIYINGPNVKELEKKVAIYLNVKYVVSVGNGSDALTFILRSLNLSSSDEIICPANSFIATAWSIIASGAKPVFCDVDKNFLLDIDDFKKKVNNNTRAVIPVHLTGKVFPTEQILDFCSAKSIKIIEDAAQSFGAGKNNEYKTGAISDAAAFSLHPLKNFAIYGDGGLISTNDPEIADNCNLLRNHGLKNRDEAKIWGYNSRLDELQAAYALTKLAEIDNLNNRYIEIAKRYDNGISPIAKKPELRKEYKDVFHNYVILVPEIRRNSIMSNLYQKGIETKIHYPIPLHLQECSKNLNYKIGDIPRCEQYANSMISLPIYPTLSNEEVDYIIDTLNNELMSI